A region from the Paenibacillus humicola genome encodes:
- a CDS encoding ABC transporter substrate-binding protein has translation MNVSKSMLMLVITAAAAVSITACGKTAAISSSAPAAKNGSGGTLIIGATFSNIPNMDVYPDQGYEGRRFVGNQLYDPLIAQNPNTNELEPDLAQSYDTSDNKVWTFHLRPNVTFHDGTPWNTSAAVFNLDRLMKTDFKYYYAPVAALLISKTKSIASYKALDDMTLQITLKEPDSFFVSDLTQIYFASPAAIQKYGNEDYQNHPTGTGPFKLDKVLPRQELDLVPNRDYWNHPPKLDKLVLRPMPDPASRLAAVLAGQINWAEVPPTESIDQLKQKGFQVLTKPYPHIWEVIPNMAKPPFNDKRVREAFVEAIDRESMSDKLLNGAAAPANGAMFPESKYYPEDAQKYPYDAENAKKLLKEAGYEGGLNITLNMPTSGSGNMWPLPMSEYIQSQEEKVGIHVKFRTYDWKRNFNAEKDGL, from the coding sequence ATGAACGTTAGCAAAAGCATGTTGATGTTGGTGATCACGGCAGCGGCGGCCGTGTCGATCACGGCCTGCGGAAAGACCGCCGCAATCTCTTCCTCCGCGCCGGCGGCAAAGAACGGATCGGGCGGCACGCTGATCATCGGCGCGACATTTTCCAATATTCCGAACATGGACGTCTATCCCGATCAAGGGTATGAAGGACGCCGATTCGTCGGCAACCAGCTCTACGATCCGCTGATTGCGCAAAATCCGAATACGAACGAGCTGGAGCCGGATCTCGCCCAAAGCTACGACACAAGCGATAACAAAGTCTGGACCTTTCATCTGCGACCGAATGTGACCTTTCACGATGGAACGCCTTGGAATACAAGCGCCGCCGTATTCAACCTCGACCGTTTAATGAAAACGGATTTCAAATATTACTACGCTCCCGTCGCCGCCCTGCTCATATCCAAAACGAAATCGATCGCATCATACAAGGCTTTGGACGACATGACCCTTCAGATTACGCTGAAAGAGCCGGACAGCTTTTTTGTCTCGGATTTGACCCAAATCTACTTTGCCAGCCCGGCCGCGATTCAGAAATACGGAAACGAGGATTATCAAAATCACCCGACGGGGACGGGACCGTTCAAGCTGGACAAGGTTTTGCCCCGGCAGGAGCTGGATCTGGTTCCCAACCGGGATTATTGGAATCATCCGCCCAAGCTGGACAAGCTCGTGCTTAGGCCCATGCCCGACCCGGCATCGCGTCTCGCCGCCGTTCTGGCAGGGCAGATCAACTGGGCGGAGGTGCCGCCGACGGAATCCATCGACCAGTTAAAACAAAAAGGCTTCCAGGTGCTGACGAAACCTTATCCGCATATCTGGGAGGTCATTCCCAATATGGCGAAGCCTCCGTTTAACGATAAGCGGGTCCGCGAAGCGTTTGTCGAAGCCATCGACCGCGAGTCCATGTCCGATAAGCTCCTGAACGGAGCGGCCGCGCCGGCGAACGGGGCGATGTTCCCCGAAAGCAAGTACTACCCCGAGGATGCGCAGAAGTATCCCTACGATGCCGAAAACGCCAAAAAGCTGTTGAAGGAAGCGGGATACGAAGGCGGCTTGAACATCACGCTGAACATGCCGACCAGCGGGTCCGGGAATATGTGGCCGCTTCCGATGTCCGAATACATCCAAAGCCAGGAAGAGAAAGTCGGCATTCATGTCAAATTCCGCACCTACGACTGGAAACGAAATTTTAACGCAGAAAAGGACGGGCTTTGA
- a CDS encoding ABC transporter permease encodes MQRLFQRFLMAIPTLFGISVVSFILIHIMPGNPIDALVPPDATPDVRMQVIHMYGLDKPLLVQYGLWLFHAVQGDFGQSIGMRVPVIQLLKQGIQNTLILAVAAGFVGFFAGSVLGVTAGIFRGKWIDRLISSLGLAGVSIPAYWFAMVMVIVFSVKLNLLPTSGMHSQGMENNIPDLMVHMILPAVALSFASIGLISRMVRASFIQVVTQDFVMALRAKGLFRGKILWHLLRNAALPVLTVMGLEMGQLLGGSVLIETIFSWPGLGGLLNSSIGLRDIPVIQGGILLIGTVFVVLNIVVDYVNALVDPRIQKT; translated from the coding sequence ATGCAGCGGCTGTTTCAACGCTTCTTGATGGCGATTCCTACGTTGTTCGGCATTTCGGTCGTCTCGTTCATCTTGATCCACATTATGCCGGGCAACCCGATCGACGCGCTGGTCCCCCCGGATGCGACGCCCGATGTGCGAATGCAGGTCATTCATATGTACGGTCTCGACAAACCGCTGCTCGTTCAATACGGATTATGGTTATTCCATGCCGTTCAGGGGGATTTTGGGCAGTCGATCGGGATGCGGGTGCCTGTCATCCAATTGTTGAAGCAGGGCATTCAAAATACGTTGATTCTCGCGGTGGCGGCCGGCTTCGTCGGATTTTTCGCCGGTTCCGTTCTCGGCGTGACGGCCGGCATCTTCCGGGGCAAATGGATCGACCGCCTGATCAGCAGCCTTGGGCTCGCGGGCGTAAGCATCCCGGCTTATTGGTTCGCCATGGTGATGGTCATTGTCTTCTCCGTAAAGCTGAATCTGCTTCCTACGAGCGGAATGCATTCTCAAGGCATGGAAAACAACATTCCGGATTTAATGGTGCATATGATCCTTCCGGCCGTCGCGCTCAGCTTCGCTTCAATCGGGCTTATCTCCCGGATGGTGCGGGCGAGCTTCATCCAAGTCGTCACGCAGGACTTCGTGATGGCGCTGCGCGCGAAAGGCTTGTTCCGCGGGAAAATCCTGTGGCACCTGCTTCGCAACGCGGCGCTCCCCGTGTTGACCGTGATGGGGTTGGAAATGGGACAGCTGCTTGGGGGATCCGTCCTGATCGAAACGATCTTCAGCTGGCCCGGACTGGGCGGGTTGTTGAACAGCTCGATCGGCTTGCGGGATATCCCCGTTATCCAGGGCGGCATTCTGCTGATCGGCACGGTGTTTGTCGTCTTGAATATCGTGGTTGATTATGTAAACGCCCTTGTAGATCCTCGCATTCAAAAAACCTAG
- a CDS encoding ABC transporter permease translates to MELTAKERSLEEVQDVMPEQAEEMDEGSRSNRSFLRKLYSGPIAWVSSGWIFLVVAAAVFAPLLTPYSPVAGDIADKLMPIGTAGHFLGTDDQGRDLAARIFFGGRITLLMGIVPVAVAGLIGCGLGIAAGYFGKTTGTVIMRCLDVFYAFPALVLAIAISAALGPGISNALVSLPIVFIAPIARITETAVKQVKGLEFFEAARASGAGHWMIIRHHLLSNIFRPVFAYVTTLIGISILIASSLSFLGLGVSPPTAEWGAMLGSLQNALFIVPSVAIPPGIVIFLTALSFNLLSDCIQDALDVRS, encoded by the coding sequence GTGGAACTGACAGCCAAGGAACGCAGTCTTGAAGAAGTGCAGGATGTCATGCCTGAACAAGCGGAGGAAATGGATGAAGGGAGCCGTTCAAACCGCTCGTTCCTAAGAAAATTGTATTCGGGTCCCATCGCGTGGGTTTCATCGGGATGGATCTTCCTGGTGGTGGCAGCGGCCGTATTCGCCCCTTTATTGACGCCTTACAGCCCGGTTGCCGGCGACATTGCGGACAAGCTGATGCCGATCGGTACCGCCGGCCACTTTCTGGGAACCGACGATCAAGGACGCGATCTGGCTGCGCGCATCTTTTTCGGCGGGAGGATAACGCTTCTGATGGGGATCGTGCCGGTGGCCGTTGCGGGTTTGATCGGCTGCGGATTGGGCATTGCAGCCGGCTATTTCGGGAAAACGACCGGCACAGTGATCATGAGGTGCTTGGACGTATTCTACGCTTTTCCCGCGCTTGTATTGGCGATTGCGATCTCTGCGGCGCTCGGCCCGGGGATCAGCAACGCCCTTGTATCGCTGCCTATCGTATTTATCGCCCCGATTGCGCGGATTACGGAGACGGCGGTCAAGCAGGTGAAGGGGCTCGAATTTTTCGAAGCCGCCCGTGCCAGCGGAGCCGGTCATTGGATGATCATTCGTCACCACCTGCTGAGCAATATTTTTCGCCCGGTCTTTGCGTATGTGACCACGTTGATCGGGATCAGCATCCTGATCGCCTCGTCGCTCAGTTTTCTGGGGCTTGGGGTTTCGCCTCCGACGGCGGAATGGGGAGCGATGCTCGGCTCGCTGCAAAACGCGCTTTTTATCGTGCCAAGCGTGGCCATACCGCCCGGAATCGTTATTTTTCTGACGGCATTGTCGTTCAACCTGCTCAGCGATTGTATTCAGGATGCATTGGATGTTCGATCTTGA
- a CDS encoding ABC transporter ATP-binding protein, whose protein sequence is MMTAPLLEVEAVSKTFQVKDQRGRKRTVHAVNQVNLSVNSGETTGLVGESGSGKSTLARLILRLIEPDSGNVRFDGQLLNGLSGREMKDVRKKLQIVFQDPYSSLNPQMSVFDNAAFNLWVHGERNGTEKKVLKVLADVGLSKRQAQQYPHELSGGQRQRVNIARALVMRPRLVVLDEPVSALDKSVQAQVLNLLQDLKTEYRLSYIFISHDLNVVEYMSDQVAIMYFGGLMETGKSSVLYGSPKHPYTKLLMDSMPSLAKIGRWNEMPPIGEPPNPLEPPSGCAFRTRCPVAGEKCESEIPPLISDEEGRFVACHFA, encoded by the coding sequence ATGATGACTGCCCCTCTGCTCGAAGTCGAAGCCGTTTCAAAAACGTTTCAAGTGAAGGATCAGCGCGGACGCAAAAGGACCGTTCATGCCGTCAATCAAGTGAATTTATCGGTGAACTCCGGCGAAACGACGGGCCTCGTAGGCGAAAGCGGATCCGGAAAATCCACGTTGGCCCGCTTGATTCTGCGTTTGATCGAACCGGACAGCGGAAACGTGCGCTTCGACGGACAGCTTTTGAACGGATTGTCCGGGCGGGAAATGAAGGACGTGCGTAAAAAGCTGCAGATCGTATTTCAGGACCCCTACTCCTCTTTAAATCCGCAAATGTCCGTTTTCGATAATGCGGCCTTTAATCTTTGGGTGCATGGAGAACGGAATGGAACGGAAAAGAAGGTACTGAAGGTTTTGGCGGACGTGGGACTCTCGAAAAGGCAGGCGCAGCAGTATCCGCACGAATTAAGCGGCGGTCAGCGTCAGCGGGTCAACATCGCCCGTGCGCTTGTGATGAGGCCGCGTCTGGTCGTATTGGATGAACCGGTATCGGCGCTGGACAAATCGGTGCAGGCACAGGTGCTCAATTTGCTGCAGGATCTCAAAACGGAATACCGTCTGAGTTATATCTTCATTTCCCACGATTTGAACGTCGTCGAATATATGAGCGATCAAGTCGCCATCATGTATTTCGGCGGGCTGATGGAAACCGGGAAATCCTCGGTCTTGTACGGTTCGCCGAAGCATCCCTACACGAAGCTGCTGATGGATTCCATGCCGTCTCTTGCGAAAATCGGCAGGTGGAACGAAATGCCGCCGATTGGCGAGCCTCCCAACCCTTTGGAGCCGCCTTCGGGATGCGCTTTTCGAACGCGCTGTCCGGTTGCGGGCGAGAAGTGCGAGAGCGAAATACCGCCGCTGATTTCCGATGAGGAAGGCCGTTTCGTAGCCTGCCACTTTGCGTAA
- a CDS encoding amidase, translated as MSKSLADSTIQELAPLLQSKTVSPVELTEAVLARMEETEGRLNAYITRLEDEAMADAREAEREIVNGGYKGPLHGIPFAVKDLYYTKGIRTTAGSKIYRDFVPDYDATTVARLKDAGAILVGKNNTHEFASGGTNENEHFGPARNPWNPDRIPGGSSGGSAACVAASSAIFSLGTDTGGSIRMPASLCGIVGMKATYGRVSRRGVFPLSWSLDHAGPLAKSVWDTAQVLSVIAGQDPLDAASSDHPVPDYAAALNSGVSRPLEGMKIGYCEAYFFQNLDPEVERLVKQAIAVLADLGAEIREVKIPMLEQMVQVHSLISAAEMLTFHNANVTSRSEDYGTNILPRLLMAKEISAQAYLETQRLRQQYQAVWSELYREIDLLAVPSTGIPAFPIGAETIHLNGKDVNPRDIGIIGRTAPGNFNGYPSISVPCGYTDAGLPVGLQIQGVPFDESLVFQAAHAYEQATLWFSKQVPAVLQDDFPGKSPDTRQEMGASVSPVHKSIDSIMDVLTELSSQLAAEIEPASCFKPKTVNKETKQVTSISL; from the coding sequence ATGAGCAAATCATTGGCGGACAGCACAATTCAGGAACTGGCCCCGCTTCTACAAAGCAAAACGGTCTCCCCGGTTGAACTGACCGAGGCGGTCCTTGCGCGAATGGAGGAGACGGAGGGACGATTAAACGCCTATATTACCCGTCTTGAAGACGAGGCGATGGCGGATGCGCGAGAGGCCGAGCGGGAAATCGTCAACGGCGGTTATAAGGGACCGCTGCACGGCATTCCTTTCGCCGTGAAAGATTTATATTACACCAAAGGAATCCGAACGACCGCAGGATCGAAAATTTACCGGGATTTCGTGCCGGATTACGACGCGACGACAGTCGCCAGGCTGAAGGATGCGGGAGCGATCCTGGTCGGCAAAAACAATACGCACGAATTTGCTTCCGGGGGAACGAATGAAAACGAACATTTCGGCCCTGCACGAAATCCTTGGAATCCGGATCGGATACCGGGCGGTTCAAGCGGCGGTTCGGCTGCATGCGTAGCCGCATCGTCGGCCATCTTTTCACTCGGGACCGATACGGGCGGTTCCATCCGGATGCCGGCTTCGCTTTGCGGGATCGTCGGGATGAAAGCCACTTACGGCAGAGTCAGCCGCCGGGGCGTGTTTCCGCTCAGCTGGTCGCTCGACCATGCGGGACCGCTGGCAAAATCGGTATGGGACACGGCACAAGTGCTGTCGGTAATCGCCGGTCAAGATCCTTTGGACGCCGCGTCCTCGGATCATCCCGTACCCGATTATGCGGCCGCATTGAATTCCGGGGTCAGCCGTCCGCTCGAGGGCATGAAGATCGGGTACTGCGAGGCTTATTTTTTTCAAAACCTCGACCCGGAGGTCGAACGTCTCGTGAAGCAGGCGATCGCGGTTTTGGCCGATTTGGGCGCCGAAATCCGCGAAGTGAAAATTCCGATGCTGGAACAGATGGTTCAGGTGCATTCCCTGATTTCCGCCGCCGAAATGTTGACCTTCCATAACGCAAACGTAACCAGCCGTTCGGAGGATTACGGCACGAACATTCTTCCCAGGCTCTTAATGGCCAAGGAAATTTCGGCTCAGGCGTATTTGGAGACCCAAAGGCTGCGTCAGCAATATCAAGCCGTATGGTCGGAGCTGTATCGGGAAATCGATTTGCTGGCCGTTCCATCGACGGGGATTCCCGCGTTTCCGATCGGAGCCGAAACGATTCATCTGAACGGCAAGGACGTGAATCCCCGGGACATCGGCATTATCGGGCGAACGGCGCCGGGCAACTTCAACGGGTATCCATCCATTTCCGTTCCTTGCGGATATACGGATGCGGGCCTGCCGGTCGGCCTGCAGATTCAGGGCGTTCCTTTCGACGAGAGCCTCGTCTTTCAGGCGGCGCATGCGTACGAACAGGCAACGTTATGGTTCAGCAAACAGGTTCCGGCGGTTCTTCAAGATGATTTTCCCGGAAAGTCGCCGGATACACGGCAGGAAATGGGTGCTTCTGTCAGTCCGGTACATAAGAGCATCGATTCGATTATGGACGTTCTGACGGAGCTTTCCAGTCAACTTGCCGCCGAAATCGAACCCGCTTCCTGCTTTAAACCGAAGACCGTGAACAAAGAAACGAAGCAAGTGACGTCCATTTCATTGTAG
- a CDS encoding amidase: MESNNVMTIAETASSIQKKQLSPVELTDYFLQRIERFEPVLNSFVTVTASLAKEQAKQAEREIMDGNYRGALHGIPISLKDIIAYAGYPMTNGSRIDPEYIPDFHATVAQKLIDAGAVVTGKAHLHEFAFRGPHPDYGWTRNPWSLERVPGGSSSGAGSAVQASLVLCSIGTDTGGSIRNPASYCGVAGLKPTYGRVSRYGVSPLSWSLDHIGPLTRTCEDAALVLQAIAGYDGKDDSSVPGSDFDIRSFVKLESLKGIKVGLPTSYFFDDVDGDVEAAVRAAVQVMERSGAEVIPVDLEWMEEMRTAHRVILLSEAYAYHQQNLETSADGYGPKLRLAFEMGQYFTSAQYIQAQRLRTVMRAKFNELFEKVDVLVSPTNPTAAKLIEEHERNSNMMAPSFTGPANFLGLPALSIPCGFTPEGLPIGLQIMGRPFAEGEILSIGHCFEQQTSWNKTRPNEEIWMTEEQRAV; this comes from the coding sequence ATGGAGTCGAATAACGTGATGACGATTGCCGAAACGGCTTCTTCCATTCAAAAGAAGCAGCTGTCTCCCGTTGAATTGACCGATTATTTTCTGCAGCGTATCGAGCGGTTTGAGCCGGTACTGAACAGCTTTGTTACCGTAACGGCAAGCCTTGCAAAGGAACAAGCCAAGCAAGCGGAACGAGAAATCATGGACGGCAATTACCGGGGCGCGCTGCACGGTATTCCGATTTCGCTGAAGGATATCATCGCTTACGCCGGATATCCGATGACGAACGGTTCACGGATCGATCCGGAATATATTCCGGATTTCCATGCCACGGTCGCACAAAAATTGATCGACGCCGGGGCTGTTGTTACCGGTAAGGCGCATTTGCACGAATTCGCTTTTCGAGGACCGCATCCCGATTACGGCTGGACGAGAAACCCGTGGAGCTTGGAACGCGTTCCCGGCGGATCCAGCTCGGGCGCAGGCTCGGCCGTGCAAGCTTCGCTTGTCTTGTGCTCGATTGGGACGGATACGGGAGGATCCATTCGCAATCCTGCCAGCTACTGCGGGGTAGCCGGTCTGAAACCGACATACGGAAGAGTCAGCCGTTACGGAGTGTCCCCGTTGTCATGGTCGCTGGATCATATCGGCCCATTGACCCGGACATGCGAAGACGCCGCTCTCGTTTTGCAGGCGATCGCAGGTTACGACGGGAAGGACGACAGCTCGGTTCCCGGCTCCGATTTCGACATTCGATCCTTCGTCAAGCTGGAATCTTTAAAAGGGATAAAAGTCGGCCTTCCAACGTCCTACTTCTTCGACGATGTGGATGGGGATGTGGAAGCGGCGGTTCGCGCCGCCGTACAAGTGATGGAACGGTCGGGAGCGGAAGTGATCCCCGTCGATCTGGAATGGATGGAAGAGATGAGGACCGCTCACCGGGTCATTCTGCTCTCGGAGGCGTACGCTTATCACCAGCAAAATTTGGAGACGAGCGCGGACGGGTATGGGCCGAAGCTGCGGCTGGCCTTTGAAATGGGGCAGTATTTCACATCGGCGCAGTATATCCAGGCGCAGCGCCTGCGAACGGTGATGAGGGCGAAGTTTAATGAACTATTCGAAAAGGTGGATGTGTTGGTCAGCCCGACGAACCCGACTGCGGCCAAGCTTATCGAAGAGCACGAAAGGAATTCGAATATGATGGCGCCAAGCTTTACGGGACCGGCCAATTTCCTGGGCCTGCCCGCTTTATCGATTCCGTGCGGATTTACGCCGGAAGGACTGCCGATCGGACTTCAGATCATGGGACGTCCTTTTGCCGAAGGCGAAATTTTATCCATCGGCCACTGCTTCGAGCAGCAAACGTCCTGGAACAAGACGCGGCCGAATGAAGAGATCTGGATGACGGAAGAACAGCGAGCCGTTTAG
- a CDS encoding LysR family transcriptional regulator, with translation MNHFQTFITLCECKNFSETAKLLYVPQPTISNRIHFMENAFKRELFIRGKKGVEMTKAGELFLPYARQIMDLLSQAISRLNETEGKHEIAIGSSVPFTLPLILEKILELSCEELEHNFILTSLYSYDIIQSLLDKDLDLAIAINPLNHKDIETHLIGKEDLTLFLSAHHPLRDQFEHHEPFSFIHDFIVYYQPYYELFRSHPLMNLNNKRKFITNNVGLIKKLLASRNAISFLPESQLQDEIKRGELAGIPIKNDLFALSISYYLMYRRNERYYEHILLHTK, from the coding sequence ATGAATCATTTCCAAACTTTCATCACGCTGTGCGAATGCAAAAATTTTTCCGAAACGGCCAAGCTGCTGTACGTTCCCCAGCCCACGATTTCAAATCGAATCCATTTCATGGAAAATGCCTTTAAACGGGAGCTGTTCATCCGGGGGAAGAAAGGCGTGGAAATGACGAAAGCCGGGGAGCTGTTCCTTCCTTACGCCAGACAAATCATGGATTTATTAAGCCAGGCGATCAGCAGATTAAACGAAACCGAAGGTAAACACGAAATTGCAATCGGAAGCTCCGTGCCGTTCACGCTGCCGTTGATATTAGAGAAAATACTGGAGCTATCCTGCGAGGAATTGGAACATAATTTTATATTGACCAGCTTATATTCCTATGACATTATCCAATCCCTGCTCGACAAGGATCTCGACCTTGCGATTGCCATCAATCCTCTGAACCATAAGGATATCGAGACTCACCTCATCGGAAAAGAGGATTTGACGCTGTTTTTATCCGCCCATCACCCCCTTCGCGATCAATTCGAGCATCACGAGCCATTTTCCTTCATCCACGATTTCATTGTCTATTACCAGCCTTACTATGAGTTATTCCGCTCTCATCCGCTCATGAACCTGAATAATAAACGAAAATTCATTACCAACAATGTCGGTCTGATCAAAAAGCTGCTTGCAAGCAGAAATGCCATCTCGTTTCTTCCCGAGTCCCAGCTTCAGGACGAAATCAAACGCGGGGAGCTCGCCGGCATCCCCATAAAAAACGACCTTTTTGCGCTCTCGATTTCTTACTATCTCATGTATCGAAGAAACGAAAGATATTACGAGCATATATTGCTGCACACGAAATAG
- a CDS encoding cysteine hydrolase family protein, whose amino-acid sequence MSNWEEFIDLKKSAVIVVDMQNDFCHENGATARNGGDVSGVPAIVPNLQRLIDAAHAAGRPVFFIQTTHDETTDSQVSLAMRKDRKHKTCVTGTWGAEYFGVYPQQGDIEVIKHRYSAFIGTDLELRLRTLGCETLLMTGVVTSICVESTLRDGYMLDFYPILVTDCTTGGTKASYDATLSVVSRSFGWLSDSIKLSSKLLSFSRDEAVSGKR is encoded by the coding sequence ATGAGCAATTGGGAAGAGTTTATCGATTTAAAGAAAAGCGCGGTCATTGTCGTGGATATGCAAAACGATTTCTGTCATGAAAATGGCGCGACGGCGCGGAATGGCGGTGACGTCTCCGGTGTTCCCGCCATCGTGCCGAACCTGCAGCGATTGATCGATGCTGCGCATGCTGCCGGGCGGCCCGTATTTTTCATTCAAACGACCCACGATGAAACGACGGACTCCCAGGTTTCGCTCGCCATGCGAAAAGACAGAAAACATAAAACCTGCGTAACGGGCACCTGGGGCGCCGAATATTTCGGCGTATATCCGCAGCAGGGAGATATTGAAGTCATCAAGCACCGGTACAGCGCTTTTATCGGAACGGATCTCGAGCTTCGATTGCGTACGCTGGGCTGCGAAACCTTATTAATGACAGGCGTGGTTACAAGCATTTGCGTAGAATCCACCTTGCGCGACGGGTATATGTTGGATTTCTATCCGATTCTCGTGACGGACTGCACGACCGGCGGCACGAAAGCGTCTTACGATGCAACGCTGAGCGTTGTCAGCCGCAGCTTCGGCTGGCTGTCCGACAGCATCAAGCTCAGCTCAAAGCTGCTCTCTTTCTCCAGGGACGAAGCCGTATCCGGAAAGAGATGA
- a CDS encoding aldo/keto reductase, translated as MKTKPIPGTELVPSVICLGTSKYGDTIDKRTAYEIMDRFSAAGGTFLDTAKVYGEWVPGKRSLSEEIIGDWLADRKNRHDIVLATKGGHPDLDTMDVSKLSREDIAYDVEASLRHLKTDYIDLYWLHRDDPARPVEELVDTLNELVRQGKIRYFGCSNWRSDRIDAAQEYAAKHGLQAFAANQNKWSLAVYPQPKDPSMVAMDRDEYAYHHRTGLTAVPYNAQAGGFFSGKYTADMLRASAEQTNKAGELRTAQNIARLEKAAGLGRRLGLSLTQVSLGYLLSRPFPVFPICGCSNPAQAADSCSAGDVVLPGELVRELALI; from the coding sequence ATGAAAACGAAACCGATACCCGGAACCGAGCTCGTTCCGTCCGTCATCTGTCTGGGGACAAGCAAGTACGGCGATACGATTGACAAACGAACGGCTTACGAGATCATGGACCGATTCTCCGCGGCGGGTGGCACTTTTTTGGACACCGCCAAAGTTTACGGAGAGTGGGTGCCGGGAAAAAGGAGCCTGAGCGAAGAGATCATTGGCGACTGGCTGGCGGATCGCAAAAACCGGCACGATATCGTACTCGCCACCAAAGGCGGACACCCCGATCTGGATACGATGGATGTCTCCAAGCTAAGCCGCGAGGATATCGCTTACGACGTTGAAGCCAGCCTGCGTCATCTGAAAACCGATTATATCGATCTCTACTGGCTGCACCGTGACGACCCCGCCCGGCCTGTCGAAGAGCTGGTCGACACCTTGAACGAGCTGGTCCGGCAGGGAAAAATCCGCTATTTCGGCTGTTCCAATTGGCGTTCGGATCGTATCGATGCTGCACAGGAATATGCGGCAAAGCATGGGCTGCAGGCATTTGCGGCGAACCAAAACAAATGGAGCCTGGCCGTTTACCCGCAGCCGAAGGATCCGTCGATGGTCGCGATGGACCGAGATGAATACGCCTATCATCACCGGACCGGTTTGACCGCGGTGCCGTACAATGCGCAGGCCGGCGGATTTTTTAGCGGTAAATATACCGCCGACATGCTCCGTGCAAGCGCGGAACAAACGAATAAAGCGGGCGAGCTGCGAACCGCGCAAAATATAGCCCGGCTGGAGAAGGCCGCCGGGCTCGGCCGGCGTCTCGGCCTATCGTTGACGCAGGTGTCGCTGGGCTATTTGCTATCCCGGCCGTTTCCCGTGTTTCCGATTTGCGGCTGCTCCAATCCGGCCCAGGCGGCGGACAGCTGCTCGGCAGGCGATGTCGTTTTGCCCGGTGAGCTGGTCCGGGAGCTGGCGCTAATTTAA